In Spirosoma aureum, a single genomic region encodes these proteins:
- a CDS encoding fatty acid desaturase family protein produces the protein MLTQVKFKNTNRSQFFVTVRKRVDTYFSEQAISPHANGAMWAKAIFFLVGYASLYGLIMSNQFGPWAMLGLAVVLGMFAAFIGFNVSHDALHGAFSAHSWVNRLLGSSFYLLGANPYVWKISHNIVHHTYTNIPGHDEDIELAPGLVRLDAGDKLQPWHRFQQWYTFPLYSLASLSWVFRKDYVKFFKNQIGHYDTSSHPRKECVKLFASKALYYTFFLILPFLVLDITWWQLIIGFVLMHLAEGLVLGLVFQLAHAVEGTAFPLPDEQGDIQNAWAIHQMQTTANFAPQSAMAAFLCGGLNRQIEHHLFPKVCHIHYPAITNIVRQTAHEFDLPYLENRSFGSALYSHFRLLERLGRPVQVDSAQKVSITAVETGSVVHEFTSTGSL, from the coding sequence GTGTTAACTCAAGTGAAATTTAAAAATACAAACCGCTCACAGTTCTTTGTTACGGTCCGAAAACGGGTCGACACGTATTTTAGTGAGCAGGCTATTTCTCCCCATGCCAATGGTGCCATGTGGGCGAAAGCAATATTCTTTCTGGTAGGCTATGCGTCATTGTATGGCCTGATCATGTCAAATCAATTTGGGCCCTGGGCAATGCTCGGACTGGCTGTTGTGCTGGGTATGTTTGCCGCATTTATTGGCTTCAACGTATCGCATGATGCCCTTCATGGCGCGTTTTCGGCTCACAGCTGGGTAAATCGACTATTAGGGAGCAGTTTCTATCTGCTGGGAGCGAACCCGTATGTGTGGAAAATATCGCACAACATTGTTCACCATACCTATACTAATATCCCAGGCCATGACGAAGACATTGAGTTAGCTCCCGGCCTGGTCCGGCTCGACGCTGGCGATAAGCTTCAGCCCTGGCATCGCTTTCAGCAGTGGTATACGTTTCCGCTTTATTCACTGGCTTCGCTTTCCTGGGTTTTTCGTAAAGACTACGTAAAGTTTTTTAAGAACCAGATCGGCCATTATGATACCTCGTCGCATCCACGGAAGGAGTGCGTCAAGCTATTTGCTTCCAAAGCGCTCTATTATACCTTTTTTCTTATCCTGCCTTTTCTGGTGCTTGATATTACCTGGTGGCAATTGATTATTGGATTTGTGTTAATGCATCTGGCAGAAGGATTGGTACTGGGCCTTGTTTTCCAATTGGCGCATGCTGTTGAAGGAACCGCTTTTCCACTTCCAGATGAACAGGGTGATATACAAAACGCCTGGGCTATTCATCAGATGCAAACCACGGCGAATTTTGCTCCCCAGAGTGCAATGGCTGCTTTTCTTTGTGGAGGCTTAAATCGCCAGATCGAACATCATCTGTTTCCTAAAGTCTGTCATATTCATTATCCCGCCATTACTAACATTGTCAGGCAAACAGCCCATGAGTTTGATCTGCCATATCTGGAGAACAGAAGCTTTGGCTCTGCGCTTTATTCGCACTTTCGACTTTTAGAGAGACTGGGTCGACCCGTGCAGGTCGATTCTGCCCAAAAAGTAAGCATCACGGCCGTTGAGACTGGTTCGGTCGTGCATGAGTTCACTTCAACTGGTAGTTTATAA
- a CDS encoding winged helix-turn-helix transcriptional regulator encodes MSKSNRSELSSDPEFQLITKALGVISGKWRLYIILLLGDQTLRYRQLSEMLPGVSEKVLASELKSLVALGVMKRTAYAEIPPRVEYSLTRKGQLALPILKKIQEIGQIFN; translated from the coding sequence ATGAGTAAAAGTAACCGAAGCGAGTTGTCTTCTGATCCAGAATTCCAGTTGATTACTAAAGCGTTAGGGGTGATTTCTGGAAAATGGAGGCTCTACATTATCCTGCTATTGGGTGATCAAACGCTTCGTTATCGTCAGCTCAGTGAGATGCTGCCCGGCGTGAGCGAGAAAGTACTGGCCAGCGAGCTAAAATCTCTAGTGGCGTTAGGTGTTATGAAACGAACGGCGTATGCCGAAATTCCTCCGCGCGTAGAATATTCATTAACGAGAAAAGGCCAATTGGCCTTACCGATTCTAAAGAAAATTCAGGAAATCGGTCAAATCTTTAACTGA